The genomic interval TAATGTTCTGCTTTCCAAGTGCGCTCGGCCTTGCTGGCTGCAGCGTTAATAGCCAACATCTTGGGCTTTTTACGCTGTGCTTTTGCCCAAGTTTGAGTTTCCTCATTGGTATAGAGAAAAAAGTCATAGTCCGCTTTGGCAGGGACGTTAATACCTAAATAATCCGCAAACCCCATGAAGCCCTCTGCCAGATGCTCATCTCGAGAAGGAATCTGTTCCTTCACAAACCACGAATGCAAGTCTTTGGCTCGACCGTTATCAAAACCAATTTTACGTTTCGCATTGATATGGGGATAAATCAGGTTCGTGCGAAAACTGGCCTGAGCGGCAATCAGCACATCAAATTCATACTGCTTAAACAGCTTGCGCAGACTCATATAGTCTTTGATTTTTTGCGGCTTAGGAATGACCAAAAACTCCACCCCTGGCAAACCCTCAAGCATTGGATAAACCGCGGAACTGGTAATCCAAGTAATTTTGCAATCAGGCCATGCGGACTGCATAGCACGAATCATAGGAATGGCTAGCACCACATCCCCAAGGGCGGAAAGGCGAAAGAATGCGATATGTTTTGGCGATGTGTTAGAAGTCATGGCTGGCTATCGATCATTATTTACCGGGCAGTATAACCGAGAGGAAGTAGCGACGCATGGATGTTTATAACTAGGGGATCAACTCATATTCCAAGCGACGATTCTTGGCAGCGATACGATTCCACTCTTTACTGGTCACATTTGCTGAGGGAACAGGATAATCTTCTAGCGTATATTGAGTTCCCATCTCAATGGCGGAGAGATAGATTGCCACATATTGATCATCTAACCTTCTTACAAAATCATCTAGCTGTTTGAATTCCACCGACTGGCCAATGGCATACTCTGGGCTTGTATCACATTGCAGTACAGACTCTGTACTGTCTAATAAAGAGGGTGTTCCTGCATTGCTTCGTTCACAGAAATTGCCATCATGAAATTTAATCACTAGCGATCCCTGAAATCCCTGATCACTTAATTGCGCTACCATTTCCGACAAATAATTTTGATAGGCCGGTGAATTCAAAGTCTGTTGATAACCAACTTGGTTGTTTTGGTTTAACGCCCATTCCAACGTTCGAATATCAACTAATGATTCTGAATTATTAGGTTCAAGGTTCTGAACTGACGTACTAGCAACGGCGTCTTTTAAGTCACTAATTGCTTTGGACTGCTTATCTATGACCGCTTTTAGAGGCTCGAAATTGTCTTGTGGTTGCTCACCGGAGTCAAAAAATACAAATGCTGCGGCCACGAATAAAAGCGTAGCTAATACAATCTTGTGCCAAAATACATTGCGACTCGAAAGATCTCTTACAGTAGGCTCTAACTGAGAAACCATTTCTCGTAATAGTGAATGCAGATCCTGCTTGATCGTATCTCGCTGCTCTATGAATAACTGCCGAAACAGTTTTCGCATGGAGTCTTTTTCTAAGTCTTCACTGGCACTACGGGCAAGCTCATCCAAACTGTGCTGCGTATTAGCAATGATATGAGCTTGCTGCTCGGCAGCACGAGAGGCCTCTTGTTTTGCAAGTGCTGCGGATGCTGAATCAGACTCAGTTTGACTTACTTTTTGCGGTATCAAGCTTAACTGGCGAAGGACTTTTTCTAGCTGAACTGGCTTTAGCTTTTTGGGCAAGACGCCAACAGCACCTAACGCTCGCGCTTGATTAATGTAGACACCCTCATCTTTAGAGGTGTACATCATAATGGGAATCTTTGCGGTACTCGGATCGCTTTTTATGACTTGAACTGCTTGAAAACCATCCATTCCAGGCATCATATGATCCATAAAGATCACATCAGGCTTTAAAGCACTCAAGATTCCCAAGGCTTCTTCAGCACTCTCAGCGGTCTCAACCTTAATCTGGTGCTCCAGCAGCATTTCTCTGAGAACGTATCGAGCAAGCTTAGAGTCATCAACCACCAAAGCCGTCTTGTTCAAGCTCGCCTGCTTATTATCCGCAGCTTGAGATGAAGAGGAATGAGTGGACATGGGTAAGCTCCGAGAAGTCAAAAGGGCGCAGTATAAGTCAACCTGCATAAGAGTTTATGACTTCAATTCACAAAGCCGAATCCCGTCACAGAAATATATGCGATTCATGAAGAAACTTAGACACCATCACAAATAGAATCTGAGCGTTTTCCCAGTGGTTGGAGAAACGCACGAATCATTAATAAGGGGAGGTCAAATAGCTCGGCGAAAGATTTTTAACGCCGTATGGCCTAGCGCAATAGCCTCTCTACTCCACCGTAACCGATTTAGCTAAGTTCCGCGGCTGGTCAACGTCCGTCCCTTTTAACACTGCAACATGATAACTAAGCAGCTGAAGCGGAATGATGTATAAAATCGGTTCCATCAAATCACTGCACGACGGCATATTTAGCACGGTTAAGCCATCCGCATCTTTCACTTTGGATTTTTCATCGGCAAAGACAAATAACTCGCCGCCACGGGCACGGACTTCTTCTAAGTTGGATTTAAGCTTATCCAAAAGATCATTGTGCGGCGCCACAGTGACGATAGGCATATCTTTATCGACCAGTGCCAATGGGCCATGTTTCAATTCGCCAGCGGGATAAGCCTCGGCATGAATGTAAGAAATCTCTTTCAGCTTGAGCGAACCTTCCAAGGCAATTGGGAACATGGCGCCACGACCAAGGAATAAACTATTATGCTTTTCCGCAAATGCTTGCGACATTTTTTCAATCTTGTCATCAAGAGCGATGGCTTTCTCTACAAGTTCAGGCAATTTCACCAAGTCTTTTATAATTTCCTCTTCAACCTGATCCACCATGCCATGACGACGTCCAAGGGCTATAGTCAAAAGCATTAGTGCGGTTAGTTGAGAAGTAAAAGCTTTGGTGGAAGCTACGCCGATTTCTGGTCCTGCATTGGTCATAATCGCCAGATCCGATTCACGCACCAATGATGAACCGGGCACATTGCACACGGTTAAGCTAGCGGTAAAACCTAAGTCTTTGGCTTTGCGCAGTGCTGCGAGCGTATCCGCAGTTTCACCACTTTGTGAAATAGTAATGAACAAGCTATTAGGCAAGGCCACGGTTTTGCGGTAACGATACTCACTGGCGACTTCAACTTGGCAAGGAATACCGGCCAAGCTTTCAATCCAATATTTTGCCACCATACCTGCATGGTAAGAGGTACCACAGGCAATGATTTGAATAGCTTGAGTTTGATCTAAAACCTCTTTGGCTTTAACGCCAAAGGCTTGTTCAAGTAAGCGAGTTTCACTCACACGACCTTCTAAGCACTGACGAATCACGTCTGGTTGCTCATAGATTTCTTTCATCATGTAGTGACGGAACTCACCCTTATCGGCTGTACCTAGTTGATGATCAAAACGCGTGACATCATGCACCACTTCTTCATTGTGCTTATCCCATACGTGAATATGGTCCGCTGTTAATTCGGCTACATCACCTTCGTTCAAAAATATGAAACGGTCAGTCACTTGCAAAAGTGCCAGTTGGTCGGAAGCAATGAAATGCTCACCACTGCCCACACCTATAACCAGTGGCGAACCATGACGGGCCGCGACTAATTTGCCAGGATGATCGGCACTGATGACTCCAAGAGCATAGGCGCCGTCTAAGACCTGTACCGTTTCTTTCACCGCATCAGATAAGTTGGATGTTTTTTGCAGGTATTTATGTAACAGGTGAACAATGACTTCTGTATCCGTTTGGCTGGTGAAGCTATAGCCGTCCGCTTTAAGTTGTTCACGCAATTCATCATGGTTCTCAATGATACCATTGTGAACAATGGCTAAACGTTCACCCGACATATGAGGATGAGCATTCACCTCTGAAGGTTTGCCATGAGTAGCCCATCGAGTGTGGGCAATACCCGCTTTGCCATCAAATGGATGATCAGCTAGGCCTTGCTCCAGTTCTTTTACTTTACCCATACGACGACAGCGCTCGATCACACCGGCATCTGTCATGGCCGCAAGACCCGCACTGTCATAGCCACGGTACTCTAAGCGACGCAGGCCTTCTAATAAGATCTCGCTGACATTGCGCTGCGCAATACCACCAACAATTCCACACATAGTTTTTCCTTTAATCTTTTTCTGGCGCCGATTCTATTCCACGCTTTACAAATCTTTTTTGCTGTTCGTTATTTCTTACTTATTTCTTAGTAGGGCGCTGCCAATCGAGATTCTTTTGTCGGCCACGACCTACTGCTAACTTATCGTCTTCCACATCTTTGGTGATGGTAGACCCTGCACCTATGGTTGCGCCTTTGCCGATTGTTACTGGGGCGACTAGAGACGAGTTAGAGCCAATAAATGCGCCATCGCCAATCACAGTTTTAAACTTATTC from Bermanella marisrubri carries:
- a CDS encoding glycosyltransferase family 9 protein, which encodes MTSNTSPKHIAFFRLSALGDVVLAIPMIRAMQSAWPDCKITWITSSAVYPMLEGLPGVEFLVIPKPQKIKDYMSLRKLFKQYEFDVLIAAQASFRTNLIYPHINAKRKIGFDNGRAKDLHSWFVKEQIPSRDEHLAEGFMGFADYLGINVPAKADYDFFLYTNEETQTWAKAQRKKPKMLAINAAASKAERTWKAEHYAQVIDQAIERWDCQVVLTGGPAKNELDLAADIESLCQHPVDNMVGKTKHKEIVALLGEADALIAPDTGPTHIAVAMGTPVIGLYAVARSGLSGPYQEPSYTIDKYPEAVGKYLGKPFSEAKWHERVHHQDAMDLITEQDVVDRLSNIF
- a CDS encoding response regulator, yielding MSTHSSSSQAADNKQASLNKTALVVDDSKLARYVLREMLLEHQIKVETAESAEEALGILSALKPDVIFMDHMMPGMDGFQAVQVIKSDPSTAKIPIMMYTSKDEGVYINQARALGAVGVLPKKLKPVQLEKVLRQLSLIPQKVSQTESDSASAALAKQEASRAAEQQAHIIANTQHSLDELARSASEDLEKDSMRKLFRQLFIEQRDTIKQDLHSLLREMVSQLEPTVRDLSSRNVFWHKIVLATLLFVAAAFVFFDSGEQPQDNFEPLKAVIDKQSKAISDLKDAVASTSVQNLEPNNSESLVDIRTLEWALNQNNQVGYQQTLNSPAYQNYLSEMVAQLSDQGFQGSLVIKFHDGNFCERSNAGTPSLLDSTESVLQCDTSPEYAIGQSVEFKQLDDFVRRLDDQYVAIYLSAIEMGTQYTLEDYPVPSANVTSKEWNRIAAKNRRLEYELIP
- the glmS gene encoding glutamine--fructose-6-phosphate transaminase (isomerizing), translated to MCGIVGGIAQRNVSEILLEGLRRLEYRGYDSAGLAAMTDAGVIERCRRMGKVKELEQGLADHPFDGKAGIAHTRWATHGKPSEVNAHPHMSGERLAIVHNGIIENHDELREQLKADGYSFTSQTDTEVIVHLLHKYLQKTSNLSDAVKETVQVLDGAYALGVISADHPGKLVAARHGSPLVIGVGSGEHFIASDQLALLQVTDRFIFLNEGDVAELTADHIHVWDKHNEEVVHDVTRFDHQLGTADKGEFRHYMMKEIYEQPDVIRQCLEGRVSETRLLEQAFGVKAKEVLDQTQAIQIIACGTSYHAGMVAKYWIESLAGIPCQVEVASEYRYRKTVALPNSLFITISQSGETADTLAALRKAKDLGFTASLTVCNVPGSSLVRESDLAIMTNAGPEIGVASTKAFTSQLTALMLLTIALGRRHGMVDQVEEEIIKDLVKLPELVEKAIALDDKIEKMSQAFAEKHNSLFLGRGAMFPIALEGSLKLKEISYIHAEAYPAGELKHGPLALVDKDMPIVTVAPHNDLLDKLKSNLEEVRARGGELFVFADEKSKVKDADGLTVLNMPSCSDLMEPILYIIPLQLLSYHVAVLKGTDVDQPRNLAKSVTVE